One stretch of Roseovarius mucosus DNA includes these proteins:
- a CDS encoding chloride channel protein has protein sequence MQAEEPSFWGQLRRSMGESLREGWRVLRKRGPSQFQFWLIALGIGIAAGFAALLFRKGITALQQLVYGTEDVARLHSFAEHLPWYWILMLPIAGGLVVGLILHRFTPDGRVRSVADVIEGAALYEGRVERREGLASAAASLITLGTGGSSGREGPVVHLAGVISSWVSDRINADGVTGRDLLGCAVAAAVSASFNAPIAGALFALEVVLRHFAVHAFAPIAIASVAGTVINRLEFGGVTEFSLPQASVLEFYAELPAFLILGLICGVVAAALMRAIFLAEDVAGHVQARMGLPRWLRPVGAGALLGLMAIWFPHIIGVGYETTSAALTGKLLWHEAAVFAVLKVVAVAITIGGRMGGGVFSPSLMVGALTGLAFGHVATALLPEVSGAHTLYALAGMGAVAAAVLGAPISTTLIVFELTGDWQTGLAVMVAVSTSTALGSRLVRRSFFLAQLMRRGIRLAAGPQDYLLGMFRVSKVMRAPDDARAADEAQCWSLIEQGVYLDVTATLEQAMPLFERANVPFVPVVTLSGGDQPPELSGALFHVDALKAYNRALAAVSEEEHS, from the coding sequence ATGCAGGCCGAAGAGCCATCCTTTTGGGGCCAGTTGCGCCGGAGCATGGGCGAGAGCCTGCGCGAAGGCTGGCGGGTGCTGCGCAAGCGGGGTCCGAGCCAGTTTCAATTCTGGCTTATCGCTCTGGGAATCGGGATTGCCGCGGGGTTCGCGGCGCTGCTCTTTCGCAAGGGCATCACCGCCTTGCAGCAGCTGGTTTATGGCACCGAGGATGTGGCGCGTCTGCATAGTTTTGCAGAGCATTTGCCGTGGTATTGGATCCTAATGTTGCCCATCGCGGGCGGGCTGGTTGTGGGGCTGATCCTGCACCGGTTCACGCCGGATGGGCGGGTGCGTTCGGTGGCGGATGTGATCGAGGGGGCCGCTCTTTATGAGGGGCGGGTCGAGCGGCGCGAAGGTCTGGCCTCGGCTGCGGCGTCACTCATTACGCTGGGCACGGGCGGGTCTTCGGGGCGCGAAGGGCCGGTGGTGCATCTGGCGGGCGTCATCTCTAGCTGGGTGAGCGACCGCATCAATGCCGATGGTGTGACGGGGCGCGATCTTTTGGGCTGTGCCGTGGCGGCGGCGGTGTCTGCCTCGTTCAATGCGCCCATTGCCGGGGCGCTTTTTGCGCTGGAGGTGGTGCTGAGGCATTTCGCGGTGCATGCCTTTGCCCCTATCGCCATTGCCAGCGTGGCGGGCACGGTGATCAATCGGCTGGAATTCGGCGGTGTGACCGAATTCAGCCTGCCGCAGGCGAGCGTGCTGGAATTCTATGCCGAATTGCCGGCCTTTCTGATCCTTGGGCTGATTTGCGGGGTGGTGGCGGCGGCGCTGATGCGGGCGATCTTTTTGGCTGAGGATGTGGCCGGGCATGTGCAGGCGCGGATGGGCCTGCCGCGCTGGCTGCGGCCTGTTGGGGCGGGGGCGCTGCTGGGTCTTATGGCGATCTGGTTTCCGCATATCATCGGCGTGGGATACGAGACCACCTCGGCGGCCCTGACGGGCAAGCTTTTGTGGCATGAGGCGGCGGTGTTTGCCGTGCTCAAGGTGGTGGCGGTGGCGATCACCATTGGCGGGCGCATGGGCGGAGGCGTGTTTTCACCTTCGCTGATGGTGGGCGCGCTGACGGGGCTGGCCTTTGGCCATGTGGCGACCGCACTGTTGCCCGAGGTTTCGGGCGCGCACACGCTCTATGCATTGGCGGGCATGGGCGCTGTGGCGGCGGCGGTGCTGGGCGCGCCCATATCGACCACGCTGATCGTGTTTGAGTTGACCGGCGACTGGCAGACGGGGCTGGCGGTGATGGTGGCGGTGTCAACCTCGACGGCGCTGGGATCACGGCTGGTGCGGCGGTCGTTCTTTCTGGCACAGTTGATGCGGCGGGGCATCCGGCTTGCGGCGGGACCGCAGGATTATCTGCTGGGGATGTTCCGGGTGTCCAAGGTGATGCGTGCGCCCGATGACGCGCGCGCAGCGGATGAGGCGCAATGCTGGTCGTTGATCGAGCAGGGGGTGTATCTGGACGTGACCGCCACGCTGGAACAGGCGATGCCGCTTTTCGAGCGGGCAAATGTGCCCTTTGTGCCGGTGGTCACGCTGTCGGGGGGGGATCAGCCGCCCGAATTGTCGGGCGCGCTGTTTCATGTGGATGCGCTCAAGGCCTATAACCGCGCCTTGGCGGCGGTGTCAGAGGAAGAGCACAGCTAA
- a CDS encoding DUF427 domain-containing protein, producing the protein MARITIRKAEGTWTVRAGGAVLGESRNALELTEGDYPFVIYFPRADIAMAFLDETEQFSHCPYKGDARYYSIITKSQTLENAAWSYESPKPEVAEIKDHIAFYATDSVTVERV; encoded by the coding sequence ATGGCACGTATCACGATTCGCAAGGCCGAAGGCACCTGGACGGTCCGCGCTGGTGGCGCCGTTCTGGGCGAGAGCCGCAATGCACTGGAACTGACCGAAGGGGACTATCCTTTCGTGATCTATTTCCCGCGTGCGGATATCGCCATGGCCTTTCTCGATGAAACCGAACAATTCAGCCATTGCCCCTACAAAGGCGACGCGCGCTATTACTCGATCATCACCAAAAGCCAAACCCTCGAGAATGCCGCCTGGAGCTATGAATCGCCCAAACCCGAAGTGGCAGAGATCAAGGATCACATTGCCTTCTACGCAACCGACTCTGTGACCGTCGAACGGGTCTGA